One window of Channa argus isolate prfri chromosome 4, Channa argus male v1.0, whole genome shotgun sequence genomic DNA carries:
- the LOC137125543 gene encoding uncharacterized protein produces the protein MDLLWMILLVFLVCAEAQNVTEVKVELGQNVTLNCSWNNSNTHWFTEINSQVRGFISRSSSNDSSGSQYYVYTFRPKYSAFGNSLLITNVTAEDCRLYFCGRKINGSVQFVDTFSLVSDVAPSPPNNVSKENNDQQHDVMCQNKVVICSSYVLNVFLLLGLLCSLIWLKKKKNCSRQVTHPSPNNTGTLDSQQYEEIQFPPVRAPPPAASSEYIYANYQLPSN, from the exons ATGGATCTGCTTTGGATGATCCTGCTGGTGTTTCTGGTCTGTGCAGAGGCCCAGAATGTTACAGAGGTCAAAGTGGAGCTGGGTCAGAACGTCACTCTCAACTGTTCATGGAACAATTCAAACACCCACTGGTTCACAGAGATCAACAGTCAGGTTCGTGGATTCATCAGTCGCTCTTCCAGTAATGATTCTTCTGGTTCCCAGTACTACGTTTATACTTTTAGACCCAAATATTCAGCCTTTGGAAACAGCCTCCTGATCACCAACGTCACAGCAGAGGACTGCAGACTGTACTTCTGTGGCAGGAAGATAAATGGCAGCGTTCAGTTTGTGGACACATTCAGTCTGGTCTCag ATGTTGCTCCCAGTCCACCCAACAACGTCTCTAAAGAGAACAACGATCAGCAGCACGACGTGATGTGTCAGAATAAGGTTGTGATATGCAGCTCATACGTCCTGAATGTCTTCCTCTTACTGG GTTTGCTTTGTTCACTGATTtggttgaagaagaagaagaactgtaGCCGTCAGGTGACTCATCCTTCACCTAATAACACAGGAACTCTGGATTCACAGCAG TACGAAGAGATCCAGTTCCCCCCCGTCAGAGCCCCCCCACCTGCTGCTTCTTCAGAGTATATTTACGCCAACTATCAGCTTCCTTCCAACTAA
- the LOC137125904 gene encoding proline-rich protein 36-like has protein sequence MNLSEAIELWLQVREQSDSQVYCFEDTSPRYSVRYIDPYFFKGLRRRRRSKPQTKSLVPDCPQSALFPECISGSADAPSAPDNPPESASALPARCPSVPVLFSGETTPLTPAMSTPVSGLASCQVDTLPHSDLSVTYQFATEPQVARSSLRRKRSTRHRRTSLSSPSGPPSQETLSSTTSESSTPAKSAQEASERAQFKIIDDLLTALYAKLEASLHDPAASCAIVQRMEDLIQSRSWLQDTEAGIRYLARLRNLRATLEGKQPPLAQIHSPVQVPPGPEPASTCPAPAPEPDSAVPAPLTFPAPAPEPDSAIPAPVTISVPASGPVSISPGPGSAPVPVCPDLVQRSGSATTPPAPVPGRVDAATSVQPPGRVDATRVDTASGDSALAVPVAAPRSVTARLVPVPVVAPRSPTARLVPVPLAAPRSPTARPAPDSNPTQAPAFRPVSAPPGPDADPATAPASRSVDALSGLDTSPATAPASGSLAASPSLDSGPGSVPVLVPAPGVGSAVVRPGSVPVLVPAPGVGSAVVRPGSDPVLVPVPGAGLAVVRPGSDPVLVPVPGAGSAVVRPTPDPASVPGSGPANTPSGQSTSPPLQSISRRRRPPVRPPEGLRFSRRRRPPVRPPEGLRFSRRRRPPVRPPEGFCHRRRPPVRLTTGPPVRSPKGLRFSRRRRPPVRPPEGFRFCRRRRPPVRPPEGFCRRRQPPVRLPAGSPPVAAGHLLGSLLGLLLSPPATCSAPCWVSCHVLEGFKPTSGPPPPTLCLIYSVASVSSFIS, from the exons ATGAATCTGTCTGAAGCAATTGAGTTATGGCTTCAGGTAAGAGAGCAATCAGACTCTCAAGTTTATTGTTTTGAAGACACCAGTCCTCGTTATTCAGTCAGGTACATCGACCCTTATTTTTTCAAAGGCCTTAGACGTAGGAGGAggtccaaacctcagaccaaatcgCTTGTCCCTGACTGCCCTCAGTCTGCCCTTTTTCCAGAGTGTATTTCTGGGTCGGCTGACGCTCCCTCTGCCCCTGACAACCCCCCTGAGTCTGCCTCAGCTCTGCCTGCCCGCTGCCCATCTGTCCCTGTTCTGTTTTCTGGAGAAACCACTCCTCTGACACCTGCGATGTCGACCCCTGTTTCTGGGCTAGCTTCATGTCAGGTTGACACTCTCCCTCACTCAGACTTGAGTGTCACCTACCAGTTTGCCACAGAGCCACAGGTAGCTAGATCCTCCCTGCGTAGGAAACGCTCAACCAGACATCGTAGGACCAGCCTCTCCAGCCCCTCCGGACCCCCCAGCCAGGAAACCCTCTCCAGCACCACCTCGGAATCTAGCACTCCGGCTAAATCGGCTCAGGAAGCTAGCGAAAGGGCTCAATTCAAGATCATCGATGATCTACTGACAGCTCTCTATGCCAAGCTGGAAGCCTCCCTCCATGACCCTGCTGCCAGCTGTGCTATAGTTCAGCGTATGGAGGACCTTATTCAATCCCGGTCTTGGCTACAGGACACAGAGGCTGGTATCAGGTATCTGGCCAGGCTAAGGAACCTCCGGGCCACACTGGAGGGGAAGCAGCCTCCACTTGCCCAGATACACTCGCCTGTCCAAGTTCCCCCTGGACCTGAACCTGCTTCTACTTGCCCTgctcctgcccctgaacctgattctgctgttcctgctcctctcacgttcccagctcctgcccctgaacctGATTCTGCTATTCCTGCTCCTGTCACTATCTCAGTTCCTGCCTCTGGCCCGGTCAGCATCTCACCCGGCCCTGGCTCTGCACCTGTCCCTGTTTGCCCAGATCTGGTCCAGAGGTCTGGGTCAGCCACCACTCCACCTGCTCCTGTTCCGGGGCGCGTCGACGCCGCCACCTCGGTCCAACCCCCCGGGAGAGTTGACGCCACCAGAGTTGACACGGCCTCTGGTGATTCTGCTCTCGctgttcctgtcgcggcgccgaggtcggtGACCGcacgtctggttcctgttcctgtcgtGGCGCCGAGGTCGccgaccgctcgtctggttcctgttcctctcgcggcgccgaggtcgccgaccgctc GTCCAGCTCCCGATTCTAATCCTACTCAGGCGCCTGCCTTTCGACCGGTCAGTGCTCCGCCGGGCCCCGATGCCGATCCTGCTACAGCACCTGCCTCCAGGTCAGTCGATGCCTTGTCCGGCCTCGACACAAGTCCTGCTACGGCACCTGCCTCCGGGTCGCTCGCCGCCTCCCCCAGCCTCGACTCTGGTCCgggctctgttcctgttctggttcctgctcctggcgtcgggtcggccgtggtccggcctggctctgttcctgttctggttcctgctcctggcgtcgggtcggccgtggtccggcctggctctgatcctgttctggttcctgttcctggcgCCGGGttggccgtggtccggcctggctctgatcctgttctggttcctgttcctggcgccgggtcggccgtggtaCGGCCCACTCCTGaccctgcttctgttcctggttCCGGGCCAGCCAACACTCCTTCTGGTCAATCTACCAGCCCTCCACTACAGAGTATCAGCCGAcgccgccggcctcccgtccggcccccggagggcctTCGCTTCAGCCGAcgccgccggcctcccgtccggcccccggagggcctTCGCTTCAGCCGAcgccgccggcctcccgtccggcccccggagggcttctgccaTCGCCGCCGGCCTCCTGTCCGGCTCACCACTGGGCCTCCCGTCCGGTCCCCGAAGGGCCTTCGCTTCAGCCGACGTCGCCGGCCTCctgtccggcccccggagggctttcgcttctgccgtcgccgccggcctcctgtccggcccccggagggcttctgccgtcgccgccaGCCTCCTGTCCGGCTCCCTGCTGGGTCTCCTCCTGTCGCCGCCGGCCACCTGCTCGGCTCCCTGCTGGGTCTCCTCCTGTCGCCGCCGGCAACCTGCTCGGCTCCCTGCTGGGTCTCCTGTCACGTCCTGGAGGGCTTCAAGCCCACCTCCGGTCCCCCGCCACCCACCCTGTGCCTTATTTAttcagtagcctctgttagttctttcatTTCCTAG